From Streptomyces cyaneogriseus subsp. noncyanogenus, the proteins below share one genomic window:
- a CDS encoding response regulator, whose amino-acid sequence MADSFGPMRDEDAGEGVVGMGPDAGCAREEPIRVLVVDDHALFRRGLEIVLAAEEDIQVVGEAGDGAEAVEKAADLLPDIVLMDVRMPKRGGIEACTSIKEVAPSARIIMLTISDEEADLYDAIKAGATGYLLKEISTDEVATAIRAVADGQSQISPSMASKLLTEFKSMIQRTDERRLVPAPRLTDRELEVLKLVATGMNNRDIAKELFISENTVKNHVRNILEKLQLHSRMEAVVYAMREKILEIR is encoded by the coding sequence ATGGCGGACAGCTTCGGACCGATGCGGGACGAGGACGCCGGCGAAGGCGTCGTCGGCATGGGCCCGGACGCGGGCTGCGCGCGCGAGGAGCCGATCAGGGTGCTGGTCGTGGACGACCACGCCCTGTTCCGCCGTGGCCTGGAGATCGTGCTGGCCGCCGAGGAGGACATCCAGGTCGTCGGGGAGGCCGGCGACGGCGCCGAGGCCGTCGAGAAGGCCGCCGACCTGCTGCCCGACATCGTGCTGATGGACGTGCGGATGCCGAAGCGGGGCGGGATCGAGGCGTGCACCTCCATCAAGGAGGTCGCCCCCAGCGCCCGCATCATCATGCTGACGATCAGCGACGAGGAAGCCGACCTCTACGACGCCATCAAGGCGGGGGCGACCGGCTACCTCCTCAAGGAGATCTCCACCGACGAGGTGGCCACCGCCATTCGCGCGGTGGCCGACGGGCAGTCGCAGATCAGCCCCTCCATGGCGTCGAAGCTGCTCACCGAGTTCAAGTCGATGATCCAGCGCACCGACGAGCGCCGCCTGGTGCCCGCGCCGCGGCTGACCGACCGCGAGCTGGAGGTCCTGAAGCTGGTCGCCACCGGGATGAACAACCGTGACATCGCCAAGGAGTTGTTCATCTCCGAGAACACCGTCAAGAACCATGTGCGCAACATCCTGGAGAAGCTCCAGCTCCACTCCAGGATGGAGGCCGTGGTGTACGCGATGCGGGAGAAGATCCTCGAGATCCGCTGA
- a CDS encoding LpqB family beta-propeller domain-containing protein, whose protein sequence is MAADREGGRRRMPVRAVAFAVGGAVLLAGCASMPDSGDLRGVESTPRQDTQVRVFAMPPAENAPPSEIVQGFLEALTSDDPHFETAREYLTDKARKTWRPELSTTVLADGPGTEPGRVGDREDADAYSLTLTGTRVATVDAQQSYAPADGEYRAPVHLTRDTKTGQWRIDTVPQGVVMGKSDFQRNYTSVDKYYFASNDTPDAADGAGGQPMAVADPVYVRKRVDPLTQAVRSLLSGPTRPLRPAVRTSFPAGTALAKGVSSLTPDDRNRLTVELNGRAARTGPDTCDEMAAQLLFTLRNLTPAVDEVDLRSGDTRLCSLTEDRAAAVAARGSAQHPDYLYFVDGEERVVRLPAGSSATRADPVPGALGSGAAKLRSVAVSRDEHRAAGVGLDGGSLYVASLVSGASLGERVLTSGGPTEGERLSTPSWDAQGDLWVVDRDPAAPRLLMLEDGAGRPVTVRTPGLEGRVQDVRVAADGVRIALVVRDADGQRSLLIGRIERAGKAGDEPAVTVRGLRSATPGLEEVTAMSWAGDSRLVVVGREHGGVQQIQYVQVDGSTPEPQAPAALTGVQEIAASEDERLPLVAYSEDGIVRLPSGTQWQKVTDGTAPVYPG, encoded by the coding sequence GTGGCCGCTGACCGCGAGGGGGGCCGCCGGCGGATGCCGGTGCGCGCGGTGGCGTTCGCCGTCGGCGGGGCCGTACTGCTGGCGGGGTGCGCCTCCATGCCGGACAGCGGGGATCTGCGGGGCGTGGAGTCCACCCCCCGCCAGGACACCCAGGTGCGGGTGTTCGCCATGCCGCCGGCCGAGAACGCCCCGCCCTCGGAGATCGTGCAGGGCTTCCTGGAGGCGCTCACCAGCGACGACCCGCACTTCGAGACGGCGCGCGAATACCTGACGGACAAGGCGCGCAAGACCTGGCGGCCCGAGCTGTCCACGACGGTGCTCGCGGACGGGCCGGGCACCGAGCCGGGCCGCGTGGGCGACCGGGAGGACGCCGACGCCTACTCGCTCACCCTCACCGGCACCAGGGTCGCCACGGTCGACGCGCAGCAGTCGTACGCGCCCGCCGACGGGGAGTACCGGGCGCCGGTGCATCTCACGCGGGACACCAAGACCGGGCAGTGGCGCATCGACACCGTGCCGCAGGGCGTCGTGATGGGCAAGTCGGACTTCCAGCGCAACTACACGTCCGTCGACAAGTACTACTTCGCCTCGAACGACACCCCGGACGCGGCGGACGGGGCGGGCGGGCAGCCCATGGCCGTCGCCGACCCGGTCTACGTGCGCAAGCGGGTGGATCCCCTGACGCAGGCGGTGCGTTCCCTGCTGAGCGGGCCGACGCGTCCGCTCCGGCCCGCCGTCAGGACCAGCTTCCCCGCCGGTACGGCGCTGGCGAAGGGCGTCTCCTCGCTGACGCCGGACGACCGCAACCGGCTGACGGTGGAGCTGAACGGCAGGGCCGCCCGGACCGGTCCGGACACCTGCGACGAGATGGCGGCCCAGCTCCTGTTCACGCTGCGCAACCTCACCCCGGCGGTGGACGAGGTCGATCTGCGCTCGGGCGACACGCGGCTGTGCTCCCTCACCGAGGACCGGGCCGCGGCGGTCGCGGCGCGCGGATCGGCGCAGCACCCCGACTACCTGTACTTCGTGGACGGCGAGGAGCGCGTGGTGCGGCTCCCCGCGGGCAGCAGCGCCACCCGGGCGGACCCCGTACCCGGGGCGCTGGGCTCCGGCGCGGCGAAACTGCGGTCGGTGGCCGTGTCGCGCGACGAGCACCGCGCGGCCGGGGTCGGCCTGGACGGCGGTTCGCTGTACGTCGCGTCGCTGGTCTCGGGTGCCTCCCTCGGGGAGCGGGTGCTGACCAGCGGGGGCCCGACGGAGGGCGAGCGGCTGTCCACGCCGAGCTGGGACGCGCAGGGAGACCTGTGGGTGGTGGACCGCGACCCGGCCGCCCCGCGGCTGCTGATGCTGGAGGACGGCGCGGGCCGGCCGGTGACGGTGCGGACGCCCGGGCTGGAAGGCCGGGTCCAGGACGTGCGGGTGGCCGCCGACGGGGTGCGCATCGCGCTCGTGGTGCGCGACGCGGACGGGCAGCGGTCGCTGCTCATCGGACGGATCGAGCGCGCCGGGAAGGCCGGGGACGAGCCGGCGGTCACCGTCCGCGGGCTGCGCTCCGCCACGCCGGGGCTGGAGGAGGTCACCGCCATGTCCTGGGCCGGGGACAGCCGGCTCGTGGTGGTGGGGCGCGAGCACGGGGGCGTGCAGCAGATCCAGTACGTCCAGGTCGACGGCTCCACGCCGGAGCCCCAGGCGCCCGCCGCCCTGACCGGTGTCCAGGAGATCGCCGCGTCCGAGGACGAGCGGCTGCCGCTCGTGGCGTACTCGGAGGACGGCATCGTGCGGCTGCCGTCCGGCACGCAGTGGCAGAAGGTGACGGACGGGACGGCTCCGGTCTATCCGGGGTGA
- a CDS encoding Rv3235 family protein has product MHKVMTRAHQRPGSTRPSNRRDPRGPGAAPPRAPGGGASRATTPGGRRPGSPGEPPRARTGPLDTRPPARETVPAARRPLPRPTDMFAELLVGVLSGRRPVHSMLRHTAGRAYDELAWLAERHPLRTRGTHPVVRDIGYFEPRPGAVEVFARIGAGDRLRALAFRLERGRDLRWRCTAVELGGPRMPRGDDG; this is encoded by the coding sequence ATGCACAAGGTCATGACCCGGGCCCATCAGCGCCCCGGCAGCACCCGCCCGTCCAACCGCCGCGACCCCCGCGGCCCCGGCGCCGCCCCGCCCCGCGCCCCCGGCGGGGGCGCTTCCCGCGCCACCACCCCGGGTGGCCGCCGGCCCGGCTCCCCGGGCGAGCCGCCACGCGCCCGCACCGGGCCCCTGGACACCCGCCCGCCGGCCCGGGAGACGGTACCGGCAGCCCGCCGGCCCCTCCCCCGGCCCACCGACATGTTCGCCGAGCTGCTCGTCGGCGTCCTCAGCGGCCGGCGTCCGGTCCACTCGATGCTCCGGCACACCGCCGGACGCGCCTACGACGAACTGGCCTGGCTCGCCGAGCGCCACCCCCTGCGCACGCGCGGCACCCACCCCGTGGTCCGGGACATCGGCTACTTCGAGCCCCGCCCGGGCGCCGTGGAGGTCTTCGCCCGCATCGGCGCCGGCGACCGGCTGCGTGCCCTGGCCTTCCGTCTGGAGCGCGGCCGGGACCTGCGCTGGCGCTGCACGGCCGTGGAACTGGGCGGCCCGCGCATGCCGCGCGGCGACGACGGCTGA
- the secA gene encoding preprotein translocase subunit SecA: MSVLSKIMRAGEGKILRKLHRIADQVNSIEEDFVDLSDAELRALTDEYRQRYADGESLDDLLPEAFATVREAAKRVLGQRHYDVQLMGGAALHMGYVAEMKTGEGKTLVGTLPAYLNALSGDGVHIVTVNDYLAERDSEMMGRVHRFLGLSVGCILASMTPAQRREMYACDITYGTNNEFGFDYLRDNMAWSKDELVQRGHNFAIVDEVDSILIDEARTPLIISGPADQATKWYGDFAKLVKRLKRGEPGNPLKGLEETGDYDVDEKKRTVAIHESGVAKVEDWLGIDNLYESVNTPLVGYLNNAIKAKELFKKDKDYVVIDGEVMIVDEHTGRILAGRRYNEGMHQAIEAKEGVEIKDENQTLATITLQNFFRLYDKLSGMTGTAMTEAAEFHQIYKLGVVPIPTNRPMIRKDQSDLIYRTEVAKFEAVVDDIEEKHRKGQPILVGTTSVEKSEYLSQQLSKRGIQHEVLNAKHHEREASIVAQAGRKGAVTVATNMAGRGTDIKLGGNPEDLAEAELRQRGLDPEEHIEEWAHALPEALKRAEEAVKAEKEEVEKLGGLYVLGTERHESRRIDNQLRGRSGRQGDPGESRFYLSLGDDLMRLFKAQMVERVMSMANVPDDVPIENKMVTRAIASAQSQVETQNFETRKNVLKYDEVLNRQREVIYGERRRVLEGEDLREQIQHFMNDTIDAYVQAETAEGFPEDWDLDRLWGAFRQLYPVKVTIEELEEAAGDRAGLTAEFIAESVKDDIHQQYEAREAQLGSEIMRELERRVVLSVLDRKWREHLYEMDYLQEGIGLRAMAQKDPLVEYQREGFDMFQAMMDGIKEESVGYLFNLEVQVEQQVEEVPVETAAPSLDKGPQDQVPAQAGPRPEIRAKGLDAPQRRNLHLTAPTVDGEGGVIEREVTADDEPVRSPADGLTRAERRKQAKGGRRRKK, translated from the coding sequence GTGTCCGTCCTCTCGAAGATCATGCGTGCAGGCGAAGGCAAGATCCTGCGCAAGCTGCACCGCATCGCGGACCAGGTCAACTCCATCGAAGAGGACTTCGTCGACCTCTCCGACGCCGAGCTGAGGGCCCTCACCGACGAGTACCGGCAGCGCTACGCCGACGGTGAGAGCCTGGACGACCTGCTGCCCGAGGCGTTCGCCACCGTCCGCGAGGCCGCCAAGCGCGTGCTCGGCCAGCGCCATTACGACGTGCAGCTGATGGGCGGCGCCGCCCTGCACATGGGCTACGTGGCCGAGATGAAGACCGGTGAGGGCAAGACCCTCGTGGGCACGCTGCCCGCCTACCTCAACGCCCTCTCCGGCGACGGCGTCCACATCGTCACGGTCAACGACTACCTGGCCGAGCGCGACTCCGAGATGATGGGCCGCGTCCACCGGTTCCTCGGTCTCTCCGTGGGCTGCATCCTCGCCAGCATGACGCCGGCCCAGCGCCGCGAGATGTACGCGTGCGACATCACCTACGGCACCAACAACGAGTTCGGCTTCGACTACCTGCGCGACAACATGGCGTGGTCCAAGGACGAGCTCGTCCAGCGCGGCCACAACTTCGCCATCGTCGACGAGGTCGACTCCATCCTCATCGACGAGGCCCGTACGCCGCTGATCATCTCCGGCCCGGCCGACCAGGCCACCAAGTGGTACGGCGACTTCGCCAAGCTGGTCAAGCGCCTCAAGCGCGGCGAGCCCGGCAACCCGCTCAAGGGCCTGGAGGAGACCGGCGACTACGACGTCGACGAGAAGAAGCGCACGGTCGCCATCCACGAGTCCGGTGTCGCCAAGGTCGAGGACTGGCTGGGCATCGACAACCTCTACGAGTCGGTCAACACCCCGCTGGTGGGCTACCTGAACAACGCCATCAAGGCCAAGGAGCTCTTCAAGAAGGACAAGGACTACGTCGTCATCGACGGCGAAGTCATGATCGTCGACGAGCACACCGGCCGTATCCTCGCCGGCCGCCGCTACAACGAGGGCATGCACCAGGCGATCGAGGCGAAGGAAGGGGTGGAGATCAAGGACGAGAACCAGACCCTCGCCACGATCACCCTCCAGAACTTCTTCCGCCTCTACGACAAGCTCTCCGGCATGACCGGTACGGCGATGACCGAGGCCGCCGAGTTCCACCAGATCTACAAGCTCGGCGTGGTCCCGATCCCGACCAACCGGCCGATGATCCGCAAGGACCAGTCGGACCTGATCTACCGCACCGAGGTCGCCAAGTTCGAGGCGGTCGTCGACGACATCGAGGAGAAGCACCGCAAGGGGCAGCCGATCCTCGTCGGCACCACCTCGGTCGAGAAGTCCGAGTACCTCTCGCAGCAGCTCAGCAAGCGCGGCATCCAGCACGAGGTGCTCAACGCCAAGCACCACGAGCGTGAGGCGTCGATCGTCGCCCAGGCCGGCCGCAAGGGCGCCGTCACCGTGGCCACCAACATGGCCGGCCGCGGTACGGACATCAAGCTCGGCGGCAACCCCGAGGACCTCGCCGAGGCGGAGCTGCGCCAGCGCGGCCTCGACCCCGAGGAGCACATCGAGGAGTGGGCCCACGCCCTGCCCGAGGCGCTCAAGCGCGCCGAGGAGGCGGTCAAGGCCGAGAAGGAGGAGGTCGAGAAGCTCGGCGGCCTCTACGTGCTGGGCACCGAGCGGCACGAGTCGCGCCGGATCGACAACCAGCTGCGCGGCCGCAGCGGCCGCCAGGGCGACCCCGGCGAGTCCCGCTTCTACCTCTCCCTCGGCGACGACCTGATGCGCCTGTTCAAGGCCCAGATGGTCGAGCGCGTGATGTCGATGGCGAACGTCCCCGACGACGTGCCGATCGAGAACAAGATGGTCACCCGCGCGATCGCGTCCGCCCAGTCGCAGGTCGAGACCCAGAACTTCGAGACCCGCAAGAACGTCCTGAAGTACGACGAGGTCCTCAACCGGCAGCGCGAGGTCATCTACGGCGAGCGGCGCCGCGTCCTGGAGGGCGAGGACCTGCGCGAGCAGATCCAGCACTTCATGAACGACACCATCGACGCCTACGTCCAGGCCGAGACCGCCGAGGGCTTCCCCGAGGACTGGGACCTGGACCGGCTGTGGGGCGCCTTCAGGCAGCTCTACCCGGTGAAGGTGACCATCGAGGAGCTGGAGGAGGCGGCCGGCGACCGGGCCGGCCTGACCGCCGAGTTCATCGCCGAGTCCGTCAAGGACGACATCCACCAGCAGTACGAGGCGCGCGAGGCCCAGCTCGGCTCCGAGATCATGCGGGAGCTGGAGCGCCGCGTGGTGCTCTCGGTCCTGGACCGCAAGTGGCGCGAGCACCTCTACGAGATGGACTACCTCCAGGAGGGCATCGGCCTGCGCGCGATGGCGCAGAAGGACCCGCTGGTCGAGTACCAGCGCGAGGGCTTCGACATGTTCCAGGCCATGATGGACGGCATCAAGGAGGAGTCCGTCGGCTACCTGTTCAACCTGGAGGTCCAGGTCGAGCAGCAGGTCGAGGAGGTCCCGGTGGAGACCGCCGCGCCGTCCCTCGACAAGGGCCCGCAGGACCAGGTGCCGGCACAGGCGGGCCCCCGCCCGGAGATCCGCGCCAAGGGACTCGACGCCCCGCAGCGGCGGAACCTGCACCTGACCGCGCCGACCGTGGACGGCGAGGGCGGCGTCATCGAGCGCGAAGTCACCGCCGATGACGAGCCGGTGCGTTCCCCGGCGGACGGGCTCACCCGCGCGGAGCGCCGCAAGCAGGCCAAGGGCGGACGGCGCCGCAAGAAGTGA
- the hpf gene encoding ribosome hibernation-promoting factor, HPF/YfiA family, giving the protein MDIVVKGRKTEVPERFRKHVAEKLKLDKIQKLDGKVISLDVEVSKEPNPRQADRCDRVEITLRSRGPVIRAEAAASDPYAALDLAAEKLDARLRKQHDKRFSRRGARRIPAAEVADHVPGAATLDGTGAIVPQDEQESVPTKKIGSLEIQGEGPLVVREKTHEAAPMTLDQALYEMELVGHDFYLFVDSETKEPSVVYRRHAYDYGVIHLRTDTMVTQAPSPEAGGALGG; this is encoded by the coding sequence GTGGACATCGTCGTCAAGGGCCGCAAGACCGAGGTGCCCGAGCGGTTCCGGAAGCACGTGGCCGAGAAGCTGAAGCTGGACAAGATCCAGAAGCTCGATGGCAAGGTGATCAGCCTCGACGTCGAGGTGTCCAAGGAGCCCAACCCCCGGCAGGCCGACCGCTGTGACCGAGTGGAGATCACACTTCGCTCCCGCGGTCCGGTGATCCGGGCGGAGGCAGCGGCGAGCGATCCGTACGCGGCGCTCGACCTGGCGGCGGAGAAGCTGGACGCACGGCTGCGCAAGCAGCACGACAAGCGCTTCTCGCGGCGCGGGGCGCGCCGGATTCCGGCGGCCGAGGTCGCCGACCACGTCCCGGGCGCCGCCACGCTGGACGGGACGGGTGCCATCGTCCCGCAGGACGAGCAGGAGAGCGTGCCCACCAAGAAGATCGGCTCGCTGGAGATCCAGGGCGAAGGGCCCCTCGTGGTCCGCGAGAAGACCCATGAGGCCGCGCCCATGACCCTCGACCAGGCGCTTTACGAGATGGAGCTGGTCGGGCACGACTTCTATCTGTTCGTCGACTCCGAGACCAAGGAACCCAGTGTCGTCTACCGGCGGCACGCGTACGACTACGGCGTGATCCACCTCCGGACGGACACCATGGTCACCCAGGCGCCCTCCCCCGAAGCGGGCGGCGCGCTCGGCGGCTAG
- a CDS encoding ComF family protein: protein MRGWWRDLTDLVLPAECGGCGRARTVLCPRCRAALSGAAPRRVRPEPEPPGLPPVHAAARYADEVRAVLLAHKERGALALAGPLGTALAGAVRAGLRTAALREASTGACGGAHRAVLLVPVPSARRAVRARGHDPARRIALAAAGELRRSGTPARMLAALRHRRAVADQSGLDSRQRWENLAGALAVVPGAARLLRGAAAVVLVDDLMTTGASLAEAARAVRASAGGGAGPAGRTALPAGRAVGPGAHMTGMAAVYSWATGEGRGERMGTAPEERTDRAPAGPERAGVDGDGEAIRRVMCAAVVAASPESFEIIRN, encoded by the coding sequence ATGCGGGGATGGTGGCGGGACCTCACCGATCTGGTGCTGCCGGCCGAGTGCGGAGGCTGCGGCAGGGCTCGCACGGTGCTGTGCCCGCGGTGCCGCGCCGCGCTGAGCGGGGCGGCGCCGCGCCGGGTGCGGCCGGAGCCGGAGCCGCCCGGCCTGCCGCCGGTGCACGCGGCGGCCCGGTACGCGGACGAGGTGCGGGCGGTGCTGCTCGCCCACAAGGAGCGGGGCGCGCTGGCGCTCGCGGGGCCGCTCGGCACGGCGCTGGCGGGTGCGGTGCGCGCCGGGCTCCGCACGGCCGCGCTCCGCGAGGCGTCGACGGGGGCCTGCGGGGGTGCCCATCGGGCCGTGCTGCTCGTCCCGGTGCCCTCCGCGCGGCGCGCGGTGCGGGCGCGCGGGCATGATCCTGCGCGGCGGATCGCCCTCGCCGCGGCGGGCGAGCTGCGGAGGTCCGGGACGCCCGCCCGGATGCTGGCGGCGCTGCGGCACCGGCGCGCCGTGGCCGATCAGTCGGGGCTCGACTCCCGGCAGCGGTGGGAGAACCTCGCCGGTGCGCTCGCGGTGGTGCCCGGTGCCGCCCGGCTGCTGCGCGGCGCCGCCGCCGTGGTGCTCGTCGACGACTTGATGACGACCGGAGCGTCCCTCGCGGAGGCCGCGCGCGCCGTGCGGGCGTCGGCGGGTGGAGGGGCGGGGCCGGCAGGGCGGACGGCGCTCCCGGCCGGACGGGCCGTGGGGCCGGGTGCGCACATGACCGGGATGGCGGCTGTGTATTCGTGGGCCACGGGGGAAGGCAGAGGGGAACGGATGGGCACGGCACCGGAAGAGAGGACGGACCGGGCGCCCGCCGGGCCGGAACGGGCGGGCGTGGACGGGGACGGTGAGGCGATCCGCCGCGTCATGTGCGCGGCCGTGGTCGCGGCGTCACCGGAATCCTTCGAAATAATCCGGAACTGA
- a CDS encoding winged helix-turn-helix domain-containing protein, protein MTTPRATAELSADEARRIALRAQGLLGAPDRRSGVRGVLRRLGAVQLDTISVLARSHELVPYARLGAVGRTTVEDAYWKDAHAFEYWSHAACILPVEEWPHFAFRRRAYRDRPHWNHELPDGVYERVVKQLRAEGPLTATELGGAKRTGEWWDWSASKVAVERALMYGEVVCVERRGWKRVYDLAERAIPASLLHDELDDTECLRRLVRLAGQALGVGTRADLADYHRLKGEQVDAVIAESGLVPVTVEGWGRPAWADPAALQSPPRGRHRTTLLSPFDSLVWERARTERLFGFTHRLEAYVPKHKRVYGYFTMPVLAGGRLVGRVDPAREGRALVARQVTLEGPKAVPAVAQALVEAAGWVDCTDVRVERVDAPELRDALVKELARALA, encoded by the coding sequence ATGACGACCCCGCGTGCCACCGCAGAGCTCTCCGCAGACGAGGCCCGCCGCATAGCCCTGCGGGCCCAGGGCCTCCTCGGCGCCCCCGACCGCCGCTCGGGTGTCCGCGGCGTCCTGCGCCGGCTGGGCGCGGTCCAGCTCGACACCATCTCCGTCCTCGCCCGCTCCCACGAGCTCGTCCCCTACGCCCGCCTGGGCGCGGTGGGCCGTACGACGGTCGAGGACGCCTACTGGAAGGACGCGCACGCCTTCGAGTACTGGTCGCACGCCGCCTGCATCCTCCCGGTCGAGGAGTGGCCCCACTTCGCCTTCCGCCGCCGCGCCTACCGGGACCGCCCGCACTGGAACCACGAGCTCCCGGACGGCGTCTACGAGCGGGTCGTCAAGCAGTTGCGCGCCGAAGGGCCGCTGACGGCGACCGAGTTGGGCGGCGCCAAGCGCACCGGCGAGTGGTGGGACTGGTCCGCCTCCAAGGTCGCCGTCGAACGCGCCCTGATGTACGGCGAGGTGGTGTGCGTCGAACGCCGCGGCTGGAAGCGAGTGTACGACCTCGCCGAGCGCGCGATCCCGGCGTCCCTGCTCCACGACGAGCTGGACGACACCGAGTGCCTGCGCCGGCTGGTCCGGCTGGCCGGGCAGGCCCTGGGCGTCGGCACCCGCGCCGACCTCGCGGACTACCACCGGCTCAAGGGGGAGCAGGTCGACGCGGTGATCGCCGAATCGGGCCTGGTCCCGGTCACGGTGGAGGGCTGGGGGCGGCCGGCCTGGGCCGACCCCGCGGCCCTCCAGTCACCCCCGCGCGGCCGTCACCGCACGACGCTCCTGTCGCCGTTCGACTCCCTCGTCTGGGAGCGGGCGCGCACGGAGCGCCTCTTCGGTTTCACCCACCGCCTGGAGGCCTACGTCCCCAAGCACAAGCGGGTGTACGGCTACTTCACGATGCCGGTCCTCGCCGGCGGGCGGCTCGTCGGCCGGGTGGACCCGGCCCGCGAGGGCCGCGCCCTGGTGGCCCGGCAGGTCACGCTGGAGGGTCCCAAGGCGGTCCCGGCGGTGGCCCAGGCCCTGGTCGAGGCGGCGGGCTGGGTGGACTGCACGGACGTCCGCGTGGAGCGGGTGGACGCCCCTGAGCTGCGCGACGCCTTGGTGAAGGAGCTCGCCCGCGCACTGGCCTGA
- a CDS encoding GNAT family N-acetyltransferase: protein MDPVTLTTGRLLLRAVGPRDTEAVYAACQDPAIQRWTTIPSPYLREHARGFTERTVPEGWANGSMFTFGAFLPSGGELVAALSLTRHSPGAGEIGFWGVREHRGHGYVTEAALAVCRWAFTRLAIDRVEWRAEAGNTASRAVARRAGFVLEGTLRSAIDNKGVRRDCWVGSLLPSDLGLPSTAPYVPARA, encoded by the coding sequence ATGGACCCCGTCACGCTCACCACCGGCCGTCTCCTGCTGCGCGCGGTCGGCCCGCGGGACACCGAGGCCGTGTACGCCGCCTGCCAGGACCCCGCCATCCAGCGCTGGACCACCATCCCCTCGCCCTACCTGCGGGAACACGCGCGGGGTTTCACCGAGCGGACGGTCCCCGAGGGCTGGGCGAACGGCTCGATGTTCACCTTCGGCGCCTTCCTCCCCTCCGGCGGCGAGCTGGTGGCCGCGCTCAGCCTGACCCGGCACTCCCCGGGCGCGGGCGAGATCGGCTTCTGGGGCGTCCGGGAGCACCGCGGCCACGGCTACGTCACCGAGGCCGCTCTCGCCGTCTGCCGCTGGGCGTTCACCCGTCTGGCGATCGACCGGGTGGAGTGGCGCGCCGAGGCCGGCAACACGGCCTCCCGCGCGGTGGCGCGGCGCGCCGGCTTCGTCCTGGAGGGGACCCTGCGCTCCGCGATCGACAACAAGGGGGTGCGCCGGGACTGCTGGGTGGGTTCCCTGCTCCCCTCGGACCTGGGCCTGCCGTCGACGGCGCCGTACGTGCCCGCGCGCGCGTAG